A window of Tistrella bauzanensis genomic DNA:
CCCGCGTCGCCGATATCGAAAGCATTCTCGGCCTGTGCGCCGCGCGCGGCCTGCCCCAGCGGATGCTGCGCTGGCATTACCGCAGCCGCCATCAATCGCTGATCGCGGTATCGAATCGCGAATTCTATCAGGACCGGCTGTTTGTGGTGCCAAGCCCCTATACCGCCGATGCCGGGGTGGGGCTCGGCTTCACCTATGTGCCGGATGGCGTGTTCGAACGCGGCGGCAGCGGCACCAATCCGGTCGAGGCGCGGGCGGTGGCGCGGGCGGTGATCGACCACGCCCTCACCTGCCCGGGGCAGTCGCTGGGCGTTGCCACCTTCTCGGTCCGCCAGCGTCGTGCGATCCTGGACGAGCTTGAGGCCCTGCGCCGCGTCCACCCCGAGGCGGAAGGGTTTTTCCAGGCCCATGAGGCCGAGCCGTTCTTCGTGAAGAACCTGGAGAACGTCCAGGGCGACGAGCGCGACCAGATCTTCATCTCGGTCGGCTATGCCCGTAACGCGCAGGGCCATATGGCGATGAACTTCGGCCCGCTTGGCGCCGAGGGTGGCGAGCGGCGGTTGAACGTGCTGATCAGCCGCGCCAAGCGCCGGTGCATGGTGTTCGCGTCGATCACCGACGAGGATATCGACCTGGAACGGGCGCGCGGCCGTGGTGTCGTGGCATTCAAGCTTTTCATGAACTATGCCCGCACCGGCAGTCTGGGCTTCGCGCGCCAGACCGGCCGCGCGCCCGACAGCGTGTTTGAGGCCGAGGTGGCGCGGGCGCTGCGCGCGCGCGGCCATACCGTGCATGAACAGGTGGGGCTGGCCGGGTTCTTCATCGATCTGGCGGTGGTCGATCCGGAACGCCCGGGCCGCTATCTGCTGGGGATCGAATGCGATGGCGCTGCCTATCACAGCGCCCGGTCGGCCCGCGATCGAGACCGGCTGCGGCAGGCGGTGCTGGAGGATCACGGCTGGATCATCCACCGGATCTGGAGCACCGACTGGTTCAACCGCCCCGATACCCGGCTCGCGGCGGTGGAACAGGCGATCCGCCGCGCCCATGACGTGCTGGAGCAGCGACTGACCGGCGGCACGGCATCCGCCAGCCGCGCGGTGCCGGTCGATATCGTCACCATCGAGGGCGAGGTGGTCGATCAGATCGGGCTGGAGCCGATGGCGGCGGCAGCCGTCGCGGCCGCCGGGGATGATGGCGCGGCGCCGGATGACGCGGCGGTGGTGCCCTATGTCGAGGCGTCGCCGGTGGTGCCCGACGATCTTGCGGCGAGCGACCTGCCATCGGCGCCACCGGCGCGGCTGGCGGATCTGGTGGTGACGGTGGTCAAGGTCGAAGGCCCGGTCCATGTCGACGAGGTGACCTTGCGGCTGCGGGAAGCCTGGGGTCTGGGCCGGTCGGGCGCACGCATTCAGGCGGCCGTGCGCACCGCCGCGCGGCTGGCGGTCAGGCGGGGCGAGATCATCGATACCGACGGCTTCCTCAGCGTTCCGGGCAGGCCCCTGCGGCTGCGCGACCGGAGCGCCGTCGGTTCGTCGTCACTGCGCAAGCCCGACATGCTGCCCCCGGCCGAGATCGCCCACGGCATCCTGCGGGTCATCACCGATAATCTGGGTGCTGCGCCGGCGGAACTTCACCGCGAGCTGGGCCGGATGCTGGGCTTCAAGGCGGTCAGCGCCGGATTGCGGGCGCTGATCGATGCCGAAACCGCGCGGCTGGTGGCGGCGGGCGTGCTGATCACGCGTGACGGGCAGGTGACGCTGGCGCCACCTGCCATTCACGACGACGGTCCGGACGTGCCCGACCCGTCAGATCCCGACCCGTCAGATCCCGACCCGTCAGATCCCGACCCGTCAGATCAGGCCTCGATCCCCGCGAAGCCGGCGTCAGGGTAACGGGCGCCGGCGACGGCGCCGGGCGCGAACATCTCGTCCAGCGCCGCCACGTCTGCGGCGGCAAGCTGAAGGGTCGCGGCACCGGCATTGCCTGCCAGATGATGGCGGCGGGTGGTGCCGGGGATCGGGATCACATGCGGCTGGCGGGCGAGGATCCAGGCGAGCGCGGTTTCAGCGGCGGTCAGGCCCCGGGCAGCGCCAAACGCGGCCAGCGCCTGGGCCAGCTTCAGATTGGCATCGAGTGCCGCACCCTGGAAACGCGGATTGGCGCGGCGGAAATCACCCTCGGCCAGATCGTCGGCGGTCTTGACCGTGGCGGTCAGGAAGGCGCGGCCCAGCGGCGAATAGGCGACGAAGGCGGTGCCCAGTTCGGCCGCGACCGGCAGGGTGGTCGCTTCGGGATCGCGGCTCCACAGCGAATATTCGCTTTGAAGGGCTGCGATCGGGTGCACCGCATGGGCGCGGCGCAGGCTGTCGGCGCTCACTTCCGACAGGCCCAGCATCCGGACCTTGCCGGCCTGCACCAGAGCGGCCATGGCGCCCACCACGTCTTCGATCGGCACGGCAGGGTCGCGGCGGTGGCAATAATAGAGGTCGATCACCTCCACCCCCAGCCGGCGCAGCGAGGCATCGCAGGCGGCCCGGATATAGGCGGGGCTGTTGTCGATCCGCCGCTCATAGCTGCCCGATTGGCGCACGATGCCGAATTTGGTGGCGATCAGCGGCCGGTCCGCGGGCTTGAGCCCGGCCAGGAACCGCCCCAGCAGTTCCTCATTGGCGCCGATGCCATAGGTGTCTGCCGTGTCGAGCATGTCGATGCCAAGGTCGCATGCGGCCGCCAGGGTCGCCAGCGCCTCGTCCTGGTCGGCGGGGCCATAGAATTCCGACATGCCCATGCAGCCGAGGCCGATGGGAAAGATGGCGGGGCCACCTCCGCCGAGCGCGCGGCGCGGCACATCGACCGGTGCCAGGCGGGTGGGGGCGGTGATGCGGATCTGGTCGGATCTGGTCATGGATCTGGTGTCCTTGTGCTGGCGGCGGTCGTTCTGGCCACGACCCACAGATGGGACAGCCCCCTTGATGAGATAACCGTGTCGGACCGGGATGAACTCATGAGATGATCTCAGCAATGATCATCGACCGCACCGACCTGACCGCCATCTCCGCCTTTGCCGCCGTCGCCCGCCATCGCAGCTTCCGGCGGGCAGCGGATGAACTTGGCGTGTCGTCTTCGGCACTCAGCCATCTGCTGCGCGGGTTGGAGGCGCGGCTGGGCGTGCGGCTGCTGAACCGGACCACCCGCAGCGTATCGCCGACCGAGGCCGGCGAACGGCTGCTGGCACGGGTGGCGCCGGCGCTGGAGACGATCGGCGAGGGGCTGGGTGAGGCGCGGGCTGCCGCACAGCGGCCGGGAGGACGGCTGCGGCTGAACGTGGCCCATCCGGCGGCGCATACCGTGCTGGCGCCCCTGTTCGGGGCATTCCGGATTGCCTGCCCCGATGTGCATCTTGAGATCGTGGTCGATGACGGGCTGGTCGATGTGGTGGCCGACGGCTTCGATGCCGGCATCCGGCTGGGTGAGCGGTTGGCTCAGGACATGGTGGCGGTGCCGCTGGGGCCGCCGGTACGCTCGGCGGTGGTGGTGTCGCCCGGTCATCTGGCCCGGGCGGGCCGGCCAGCCGTGCCGGGCGATCTGGCCGGCCGCGACTGCATCCGCTATCGCTTCCCATCGGGACGCCATTACGCCTGGGAGTTCGAAAAGGATGGCCGCGAGGTCAGCGTCGATGTCGACGGCCCGATGACCCTGGGCGACCAGTTCCTGATCCTGGCCGCCGCCCGCGCCGGCATCGGCTTCGGCTATGTCTTCGAGGCCATGGCCGAAGCCGACCTTGCCGCCGGCCGGCTGGTGCGGGTGCTCGACGACTGGTGCCCGCCCTTTCCCGGCTTCTTCCTGTACCACCCCACCGCGCGTGCGATGCCGCCGGCATTGCGGGCCTTCATCGATCTGACGCGACGGGGCGGCAGACAGCGGCCGGGCTGATATTGCTGGCCGGCTGGCCGGCTGGCAGGCTAGCGCGCGCCGCCGCCGCGGACCACCGCACCGACCGTGCGGCCCAGAATCACCAGATCCAGCCAGACCGACCAGTTCCGGATATAGAAACTGTCCAGGGCCTGCTGTGCGTCGAGATCACCGTCGGAGCGGACCGAGACCTGCCACAGACCAGTGATGCCGGGGCGCACGCTGCCGCGCAGCCGCCGGAAGGGCTCGTCGAAGGCGGCCAGATGATAGGCGGGGAAGGGCCGGGGGCCGACGACGCTCATCTCGCCGGTCAGCACGTTCAGCAGTTGTGGCAATTCGTCCATGCTGGTCCGGCGCAGGATGTCGCCCACCACCGGCA
This region includes:
- a CDS encoding aldo/keto reductase, whose amino-acid sequence is MPRRALGGGGPAIFPIGLGCMGMSEFYGPADQDEALATLAAACDLGIDMLDTADTYGIGANEELLGRFLAGLKPADRPLIATKFGIVRQSGSYERRIDNSPAYIRAACDASLRRLGVEVIDLYYCHRRDPAVPIEDVVGAMAALVQAGKVRMLGLSEVSADSLRRAHAVHPIAALQSEYSLWSRDPEATTLPVAAELGTAFVAYSPLGRAFLTATVKTADDLAEGDFRRANPRFQGAALDANLKLAQALAAFGAARGLTAAETALAWILARQPHVIPIPGTTRRHHLAGNAGAATLQLAAADVAALDEMFAPGAVAGARYPDAGFAGIEA
- a CDS encoding LysR family transcriptional regulator; translation: MISAMIIDRTDLTAISAFAAVARHRSFRRAADELGVSSSALSHLLRGLEARLGVRLLNRTTRSVSPTEAGERLLARVAPALETIGEGLGEARAAAQRPGGRLRLNVAHPAAHTVLAPLFGAFRIACPDVHLEIVVDDGLVDVVADGFDAGIRLGERLAQDMVAVPLGPPVRSAVVVSPGHLARAGRPAVPGDLAGRDCIRYRFPSGRHYAWEFEKDGREVSVDVDGPMTLGDQFLILAAARAGIGFGYVFEAMAEADLAAGRLVRVLDDWCPPFPGFFLYHPTARAMPPALRAFIDLTRRGGRQRPG